A genomic window from Gossypium hirsutum isolate 1008001.06 chromosome D10, Gossypium_hirsutum_v2.1, whole genome shotgun sequence includes:
- the LOC107915770 gene encoding cytochrome P450 71A1: MELLNVPKLSINPLFSSLILLFSLLIWLKLAKRKTLNLPPSPPKLPLIGNIHQLGKLPHRSLWDLSRKYGSLLLLQLGYNPTVVVSSPDMVREIVENHDIVFANRPRTTAVDILFYGCKDMVFTPYGEYWRQVKKIGVVELFSHQRVHSFQFVRDEEVELLINKIRSACLKGESINLTDMLMFVSSNIVSRCILSHKNEEEDGCSKFGELAKRLLILFTSSCIGDMFPYLRWVDVLTGYIPSMKAVSTELDAFLDQVIEEHKAFESNDQVSNKKDFVSIIMQLQKDGMYEMDLTHDNIKAILLDMFVGGTDTSTTTKEWMMAELLKHPNAMKKVQEEVRNVVGNKLRVDAEDVSKMEYLKCVLKETLRLHPAGPLMVPRETTASVKLGGYDIPSNTTVLVNVWAIQRDPKWWENPEEFIPERFENSSIDFKGQDFQFIPFGFGRRRCPGMPFGVAAIEYVMANLLYWFDWKLPAGEIAENLDMTELFGLTVTKKTPLHVVPLSHFSF, from the exons ATGGAGCTCCTTAACGTACCCAAACTTTCCATCAATCCTTTGTTTTCATCTCTGATTCTCCTTTTCTCCCTTTTAATTTGGCTTAAACTAGCAAAAAGGAAAACCCTGAATTTGCCTCCATCACCTCCAAAGTTACCACTTATTGGCAACATCCATCAACTTGGCAAACTTCCCCACCGTTCTCTCTGGGACCTCTCTAGGAAATATGGTTCTCTCCTACTTCTACAATTGGGGTATAACCCAACTGTAGTGGTTTCATCACCCGACATGGTTAGAGAAATTGTGGAGAACCATGACATTGTTTTCGCCAACAGACCAAGGACCACAGCTGTAGATATCTTATTCTACGGATGTAAAGATATGGTTTTTACACCCTACGGTGAGTACTGGAGACAAGTTAAGAAGATCGGTGTTGTTGAGCTTTTTAGCCACCAAAGAGTGCACTCCTTTCAGTTCGTTAGAGATGAAGAAGTTGAACTTCTTATCAACAAAATCCGCAGTGCTTGTCTGAAAGGAGAGTCTATAAATCTGACAGACATGCTTATGTTCGTTTCAAGCAACATAGTTTCTCGATGTATTCTTAGTcacaaaaatgaagaagaagatgggTGCAGCAAGTTTGGGGAGTTAGCAAAAAGGTTGTTGATTCTCTTCACTAGTTCCTGTATTGGCGATATGTTTCCTTACTTGAGGTGGGTTGATGTGCTTACTGGATATATTCCAAGTATGAAAGCAGTCTCTACGGAATTGGATGCATTCCTTGATCAAGTAATTGAGGAGCATAAAGCTTTTGAAAGTAATGACCAAGTTTCCAATAAAAAGGACTTTGTATCTATCATTATGCAACTCCAAAAGGATGGCATGTACGAGATGGACCTCACTCATGACAACATCAAAGCTATCTTACTG GACATGTTTGTAGGAGGAACTGATACCTCTACAACAACAAAAGAGTGGATGATGGCAGAGCTTTTAAAGCATCCAAATGCAATGAAAAAGGTCCAAGAAGAGGTGAGAAATGTGGTGGGAAACAAGTTAAGGGTGGATGCCGAAGATGTTAGTAAAATGGAATACTTAAAATGTGTACTCAAAGAAACTTTAAGACTACATCCGGCCGGTCCTCTTATGGTCCCTCGAGAAACAACTGCAAGTGTTAAATTGGGAGGTTATGACATTCCTTCCAATACCACAGTCCTGGTCAATGTATGGGCCATTCAGAGAGATCCCAAATGGTGGGAAAACCCAGAAGAGTTCATCCCAGAGAGGTTCGAGAACAGCTCCATTGATTTCAAAGGTCAAGATTTTCAGTTCATCCCATTTGGTTTCGGAAGAAGGAGATGTCCTGGGATGCCATTTGGAGTTGCTGCTATTGAGTATGTGATGGCCAACCTTCTCTATTGGTTTGATTGGAAGTTACCTGCTGGTGAAATTGCTGAGAACTTGGACATGACTGAACTCTTCGGCCTCACAGTCACCAAGAAAACCCCTCTTCATGTTGTACCTCTGTCTCATTtctctttttaa